A part of Limihaloglobus sulfuriphilus genomic DNA contains:
- a CDS encoding uroporphyrinogen decarboxylase family protein, which translates to MNSRQRLLSVLDGGVPDHVPVCPDISNMVPARLTGKPYWDIYVYQDPPLWKAYIDAVKYFGIDGGFEMYTFGNMFNDLPRWENRIVKRFDDGGFVTQKYMFDEQKWAPYVDVHTADKPPAEFVKPSNMGLPPIPKKWEPIEGVKQWPEGLELWNHIKKEMGDNGIIGMPSGMKTCLISTEDDVYSFYDNPAPFYAEAEKMLERVRNRMEIIKGLDEKPDFLFCGASGTLVMQTPDIFRELVLPVLKETTKLAKELNIPTHVHSCGPEKELVKIAAEETDLTVIDPLEIPPMGDCNIKELKELYGDKIILKGNLHTTEVMLRGTVADVVRECKKVIDDAGRGGGFILSTGDQCGRDTPDENIRAMVETAADYGRY; encoded by the coding sequence GTGAATTCAAGACAAAGACTGCTGAGCGTTCTTGACGGGGGAGTACCCGACCATGTTCCGGTCTGTCCTGATATATCTAATATGGTTCCCGCCAGGTTGACCGGCAAACCGTACTGGGATATCTATGTGTATCAGGATCCGCCGCTGTGGAAGGCTTATATCGACGCGGTGAAGTATTTCGGCATCGACGGCGGTTTTGAAATGTACACCTTCGGCAATATGTTCAACGACCTTCCCCGCTGGGAGAACAGAATTGTCAAGAGGTTTGATGACGGCGGCTTTGTTACACAGAAATACATGTTTGATGAGCAGAAATGGGCGCCGTATGTTGATGTCCATACAGCTGATAAGCCGCCCGCTGAGTTTGTCAAGCCGTCCAATATGGGGCTGCCGCCGATTCCTAAGAAATGGGAGCCGATTGAAGGTGTCAAACAATGGCCCGAGGGCCTGGAGCTCTGGAACCATATAAAGAAAGAAATGGGCGATAACGGGATAATCGGAATGCCCTCCGGCATGAAGACCTGTCTTATCAGCACAGAGGATGACGTTTACAGCTTTTATGACAACCCCGCTCCTTTCTATGCCGAAGCCGAGAAGATGCTCGAGCGGGTCAGAAACCGCATGGAAATTATCAAAGGTCTCGACGAGAAACCGGACTTTCTCTTCTGCGGGGCATCGGGGACGCTGGTTATGCAGACACCCGATATTTTCAGGGAACTTGTATTGCCGGTATTAAAAGAAACCACTAAGCTGGCAAAAGAGCTGAATATACCAACGCATGTGCATTCCTGCGGGCCGGAAAAAGAGCTGGTCAAAATAGCCGCGGAGGAAACAGACCTTACAGTTATTGACCCATTGGAGATTCCCCCGATGGGTGACTGCAATATTAAAGAGCTCAAGGAACTCTACGGCGATAAAATAATTTTAAAGGGCAATCTGCATACAACCGAAGTGATGCTCAGAGGGACTGTCGCCGATGTTGTACGGGAATGTAAAAAGGTGATTGACGATGCCGGCAGAGGCGGGGGCTTTATACTCTCCACCGGCGATCAGTGCGGGCGCGATACTCCCGATGAAAATATCAGGGCTATGGTCGAGACGGCTGCCGATTACGGAAGATATTAG
- a CDS encoding glycoside hydrolase family 130 protein, with protein sequence MKVKRCPSNPIITPQDVKPSRPDFKVVCVFNTGVIRIGDEVLLLLRVAEDVLSNDPQIIKVPYFDHEAGELVVKAFNKNDPSCDFSDSRRIQTPGRQYLTSISHFRIARSKDGINFEIDEKPAMQASNVYEMYGIEDPRITLIGDTWYINYSACSTIGGVTTCLASTKDWKSFTRHGVIFTPDNKDVAIFPEKINGKYYALNRPISEEYKFKDVWISESPDLVCWGNHRYLMSSREGYWDDGRVGCSAVPFLTDRGWLEIYHGATKDDRYCLGAVLLDKNEPWKIISRSIDPILAPEEDYEVNGFFGNVVFNCGVLTEDSLVKIYYGAADTYVAYAEVELKDIMDNLESVKGA encoded by the coding sequence ATGAAAGTTAAACGCTGTCCCTCCAACCCTATAATAACACCTCAAGACGTCAAGCCTTCGCGGCCGGATTTTAAAGTTGTATGTGTTTTCAACACCGGTGTAATACGAATTGGCGATGAAGTTCTGCTGCTTTTGAGGGTTGCTGAAGACGTTTTATCGAATGACCCGCAGATAATAAAGGTCCCGTATTTTGACCACGAGGCGGGCGAGCTGGTTGTAAAGGCCTTTAATAAAAACGACCCGTCCTGTGATTTCTCAGACAGCAGGCGGATACAGACCCCCGGAAGGCAGTATCTTACTTCTATCTCGCATTTCCGCATCGCCAGGAGTAAAGACGGTATAAATTTTGAAATCGATGAAAAACCCGCGATGCAGGCCTCGAACGTTTACGAGATGTACGGCATAGAAGACCCGAGGATAACACTGATTGGAGATACATGGTATATAAATTACAGCGCCTGCTCTACAATCGGCGGTGTGACAACATGCCTCGCGTCAACCAAAGACTGGAAGAGTTTTACACGCCACGGTGTTATATTTACGCCGGACAATAAGGACGTGGCAATATTCCCCGAAAAGATCAACGGCAAATATTATGCCCTCAACAGGCCTATATCAGAAGAATATAAATTCAAGGACGTATGGATTTCAGAATCCCCGGATTTAGTCTGCTGGGGCAACCACAGATATCTGATGTCCTCAAGAGAAGGCTACTGGGACGACGGCAGGGTTGGCTGCAGCGCGGTTCCTTTCCTCACGGATCGCGGCTGGCTGGAGATTTACCACGGAGCGACAAAAGATGACCGCTACTGCCTGGGCGCTGTTCTGCTGGACAAGAATGAGCCGTGGAAAATTATTTCCCGCTCCATAGACCCAATTCTCGCCCCGGAAGAAGATTACGAGGTAAACGGCTTTTTCGGCAATGTGGTGTTCAACTGCGGCGTACTGACAGAAGACTCTCTGGTAAAGATATACTATGGTGCTGCCGATACCTATGTTGCTTATGCAGAAGTGGAATTGAAAGATATCATGGATAATCTTGAATCAGTAAAGGGGGCTTAG
- a CDS encoding sulfatase — MTENKRPNIIFIMSDDHGPWAFGRGSNPDAKTPNLDRLADTGCVMDNYFAMSPVCSPARACLLTSRYSTETGITDFLGKDPQIGLSTDFMTWPRLLNQSGYTTGLFGKWHVGEIDEHHPTRHGYDEFKGWRGGAGISKDPVVEIDGRDQKVEGYTPDIITDYALDFVDRNKSEPFLVSLHYWAPHANQGVTTEDGDRTWHPLSPQDWDLFKDLDPVVPHADYPNLNIPRVKRMLREYLAAVHSIDRNVGRLLDKLDSEGLSDNTIIVYTSDNGYNLGHNGIWHKGNGWWILTNNHDGYRPNIYDNSLRLPAIVRWPGRTKAGSNLKHVVSSMDWFPTLCRAAGLDGFEQYGIRGRDFSGLFDGSQNRWDEQLFAQYRFWDWNQTGASLRMMRTPQWKLVRDMRKTVPDELYYLVEDPSERHNLIDVSESQVIKHREALNSLMREYMQKIDDPDLHLMD; from the coding sequence ATGACTGAGAACAAAAGACCAAATATTATCTTTATAATGAGTGACGACCACGGCCCGTGGGCGTTCGGCCGCGGCAGCAATCCCGACGCGAAAACGCCCAATCTTGACCGGCTTGCTGATACGGGGTGTGTCATGGACAATTATTTTGCCATGTCGCCTGTATGCAGCCCTGCCAGGGCGTGCCTGCTCACGTCCAGGTACAGTACCGAGACGGGTATAACAGATTTTCTGGGCAAGGATCCCCAAATAGGTCTGAGCACAGATTTTATGACTTGGCCGCGGCTGCTGAACCAGTCAGGTTATACCACAGGGCTTTTCGGTAAGTGGCATGTCGGGGAGATCGACGAGCATCACCCGACACGTCACGGCTACGATGAGTTTAAAGGCTGGCGCGGCGGTGCCGGCATCTCAAAAGATCCGGTTGTCGAAATCGACGGCCGCGACCAGAAGGTTGAGGGCTATACTCCGGATATCATCACTGATTATGCTTTGGATTTTGTTGACAGAAACAAGTCAGAGCCGTTTCTCGTGTCTCTGCATTACTGGGCGCCGCACGCCAACCAGGGAGTTACAACCGAAGACGGTGACAGGACATGGCATCCGCTGTCGCCGCAGGACTGGGATCTGTTCAAAGATCTGGACCCTGTTGTGCCGCACGCAGACTATCCGAATCTGAATATCCCCAGAGTCAAGCGGATGCTTCGGGAATATCTCGCGGCGGTTCACAGCATCGACCGTAATGTAGGCAGACTGCTCGACAAGCTCGATTCAGAGGGTTTAAGTGACAATACGATAATAGTTTACACCTCGGATAACGGCTACAATCTCGGCCATAACGGAATCTGGCACAAGGGCAACGGCTGGTGGATTTTGACGAATAACCATGACGGCTACCGCCCGAATATCTACGATAACTCGCTGCGGCTGCCGGCGATAGTCCGCTGGCCGGGTAGGACAAAAGCCGGTTCTAATCTAAAACATGTTGTTTCAAGCATGGACTGGTTTCCCACCCTCTGCCGTGCGGCGGGTTTAGACGGTTTTGAGCAGTACGGCATACGCGGCAGGGATTTTTCCGGCCTGTTTGACGGCTCACAGAACCGATGGGACGAGCAGCTTTTTGCCCAGTACCGCTTCTGGGACTGGAACCAGACCGGAGCGAGCCTGAGAATGATGCGTACGCCGCAATGGAAACTTGTTCGCGACATGCGGAAAACTGTTCCTGATGAGCTTTACTATCTTGTCGAGGATCCCTCGGAGCGGCATAACCTCATTGACGTTTCAGAGTCGCAGGTAATCAAACATAGAGAGGCTTTAAACAGCCTAATGCGTGAATATATGCAGAAGATAGATGACCCTGATCTGCATTTAATGGATTGA
- a CDS encoding sialidase family protein, translating to MKIFNVILLVLLPLLNIACGGQNCKIEPLADDFKVLYKTEDPQNVYIYDPGVAVCPNGRIIGAFSLGGKGANDVPVRKGSGNGRVYTSDDDGKTWQYRTNYPIIHATPFVAGERLYILGHLNDLRIISSDDWGSTWSEVSELSEDQVWHGSSTNVWYKDNFVYIVKERRTRFECKGWWPSEIAPVLMRGDVNKDLTKKENWTFASEMTFCDEVNDKELDWFGIPFYSGFYPEGDRLAPRRAFWPAGWLEANVVQITDPKHFWYDPEGKTFHIFMRANTGITNMACMIKAVEQDDGTIKTMFQKAPSGKKHLYLPFPGGQMKFSVVYDEKTKLYWLANTQSTDSMTRAELLPDERFAISDNERRRLVLHFSKNMVDWCFAGVVSIGPAEQASRHYVQMVIKDDDLLIMSRSGDIEAKDPHNGNIATFHRVENFRDLVY from the coding sequence ATGAAGATATTTAATGTTATATTATTGGTTCTTCTGCCCCTGCTTAATATCGCATGCGGCGGGCAGAACTGCAAGATAGAACCGCTGGCCGATGATTTCAAGGTCTTATACAAAACCGAGGACCCGCAGAATGTATATATATACGATCCGGGTGTGGCTGTCTGTCCAAACGGGCGTATTATCGGCGCATTCAGTCTCGGGGGCAAAGGCGCCAACGATGTTCCTGTTCGCAAAGGCTCTGGAAACGGCAGAGTATATACGTCAGACGATGACGGTAAGACATGGCAGTACAGAACTAACTATCCGATAATTCATGCCACGCCGTTTGTCGCAGGCGAGAGGCTGTATATACTCGGCCATTTGAATGATTTGCGGATTATATCGTCTGATGACTGGGGCAGCACCTGGTCAGAAGTATCAGAGCTTTCAGAAGATCAGGTATGGCACGGCTCTTCGACAAATGTCTGGTACAAAGATAATTTTGTTTATATTGTCAAGGAAAGAAGAACAAGGTTTGAATGCAAGGGATGGTGGCCAAGTGAGATCGCCCCCGTTCTTATGAGAGGTGATGTAAACAAGGACCTCACAAAAAAAGAGAACTGGACCTTTGCATCTGAAATGACTTTCTGTGATGAAGTAAACGACAAGGAGCTTGACTGGTTCGGGATTCCCTTTTATTCGGGTTTTTATCCCGAAGGAGACAGGCTTGCTCCCAGGAGGGCATTTTGGCCCGCCGGCTGGCTTGAGGCCAATGTCGTTCAGATTACGGATCCCAAGCACTTCTGGTATGACCCGGAGGGCAAAACATTCCATATTTTCATGCGTGCAAACACCGGTATAACAAACATGGCCTGTATGATAAAGGCTGTAGAACAGGATGACGGCACAATTAAAACGATGTTCCAGAAAGCACCTTCGGGCAAAAAACACCTCTATCTGCCATTCCCCGGCGGACAGATGAAATTCAGCGTTGTCTATGATGAAAAAACCAAACTTTACTGGCTGGCTAATACCCAGTCAACCGACAGTATGACAAGAGCCGAACTGCTGCCTGATGAGCGGTTTGCGATATCAGACAATGAGAGACGCAGGCTGGTGCTGCATTTCTCAAAGAACATGGTTGACTGGTGTTTTGCCGGAGTTGTCTCTATCGGCCCGGCAGAGCAGGCGTCAAGGCATTATGTGCAGATGGTAATCAAAGACGACGACCTGCTAATTATGAGCCGTTCGGGTGACATTGAAGCCAAAGATCCCCATAACGGCAATATCGCAACCTTTCACAGAGTTGAAAACTTCAGAGATTTAGTATATTAA
- a CDS encoding sialidase family protein: protein MKLTRILITAVLLLYVFNAYSEQCKIKPLADDCKVLYRTADPKNIYIYDPAVAVCPNGRIIGCFSLGGSKAGTVKPPKGDGNAYIYTSDDDGETWDYRWTFPMWHFRPFVAGDKLYILGHKSDLKVISSDDWGDTWSEVTDLTKGQTWHGSATNVWYKDKYVYLVMERRMGGDMTRGWKVAELAPVLMRGDVNKDLTKRENWTFSSEMAFHDVVNDKELDWFGVPFYEGYYPDGKRNVRGRTSFNPMGWLEANVVQIKDPKHFWYDPEGKTFHIFMRAHTGLTNIGCMIKAVEQKDGTIKTMLEKAPSGKTHLFMPFPGGQMKFSVVYDEQTKLYWLLNTQATDSMTRPELLPDDRYALSDNERRRLVLHFSKNMVDWCFAGVVSIGPEEYASRHYAQMVIKGDDLLIMSRSGDKEAKDAHNGNIATFHKVENFRDLVY from the coding sequence ATGAAATTAACCAGAATCCTGATCACAGCCGTATTGCTATTATATGTTTTCAATGCATATTCGGAGCAATGTAAAATAAAGCCCCTCGCAGATGACTGCAAGGTTCTATACAGGACAGCGGATCCTAAAAATATTTACATCTATGACCCCGCGGTGGCAGTCTGCCCCAACGGGCGTATTATCGGCTGTTTCAGCCTCGGCGGTTCAAAAGCCGGCACCGTTAAGCCTCCAAAGGGCGACGGAAATGCGTATATCTATACTTCTGATGACGACGGAGAAACCTGGGATTACCGCTGGACTTTCCCGATGTGGCATTTCAGGCCGTTTGTCGCCGGAGATAAACTCTATATCCTCGGGCATAAGTCTGATTTAAAGGTGATATCTTCGGACGACTGGGGTGATACATGGTCAGAGGTAACCGACCTTACCAAGGGGCAGACCTGGCACGGCTCGGCTACCAATGTCTGGTACAAGGATAAATATGTTTACCTGGTAATGGAACGCAGGATGGGCGGAGATATGACGCGAGGCTGGAAGGTGGCAGAGCTTGCGCCTGTCCTGATGAGGGGTGATGTCAACAAAGACCTTACCAAAAGAGAGAACTGGACATTTTCTTCTGAGATGGCCTTTCACGATGTTGTTAACGATAAAGAGCTTGACTGGTTCGGTGTGCCGTTTTATGAGGGCTATTACCCGGACGGCAAAAGGAACGTCAGGGGCAGAACCAGTTTTAACCCCATGGGCTGGCTTGAGGCCAATGTTGTCCAGATAAAGGATCCCAAGCACTTCTGGTATGACCCTGAGGGCAAAACCTTCCATATCTTTATGAGAGCCCACACAGGGCTGACAAATATCGGCTGCATGATAAAGGCGGTAGAGCAGAAAGACGGCACGATAAAGACCATGCTGGAGAAGGCGCCTTCGGGCAAGACGCATTTGTTTATGCCGTTCCCCGGCGGACAGATGAAATTCTCTGTTGTTTATGATGAACAGACCAAGCTCTACTGGCTGCTCAATACACAGGCAACCGACAGTATGACACGCCCTGAGCTGCTGCCTGATGACAGGTACGCCCTATCAGACAACGAGCGGCGCAGACTGGTTCTGCACTTCTCGAAGAACATGGTTGACTGGTGTTTTGCCGGTGTTGTTTCTATCGGGCCCGAAGAATACGCCTCAAGGCACTATGCCCAGATGGTTATTAAGGGCGACGACCTGCTGATTATGAGCCGCTCAGGAGACAAAGAGGCCAAAGATGCCCATAACGGCAATATCGCCACTTTCCACAAGGTTGAGAATTTCAGGGATCTTGTCTATTAA
- a CDS encoding dihydrodipicolinate synthase family protein: MNKKDIPDGVWPVMLTPFNDDLTINYKAYESLIEFYIEHGISGLFACCGSSEVEKLTADEMLDIIDFTISRVNGRVPVAGGAILFDDISRQIDLVKSIYDAGVDAVILAANQFSLEHDSSDTWISRFERILDNTGDIPLGTYELPTPWHRLISTDEFKWMASSGRFVFHKDTSCSLKSLREKIEITASGGPKVFTAHSPSLLEALRLGANGYCGTGANFVPELYSWLCANFEQEPEMAEEIQRNLADFERRFDTCDQNYPANSKAFLNLRGVHMKPLCRLKVPAVTQEHIKILSAVMSDFKKLRVLAMAQK; the protein is encoded by the coding sequence ATGAATAAAAAAGACATACCAGATGGAGTATGGCCGGTAATGCTGACGCCTTTTAATGATGATCTAACTATAAATTACAAGGCGTATGAGAGTCTGATTGAGTTTTATATTGAGCACGGAATTTCCGGCCTGTTTGCCTGCTGCGGCTCAAGTGAGGTTGAGAAGCTCACTGCCGACGAGATGCTTGATATAATTGATTTTACCATAAGCCGCGTAAACGGCAGGGTTCCTGTGGCAGGCGGGGCGATTCTTTTCGATGATATTTCAAGGCAGATTGATCTTGTAAAGAGTATCTATGATGCCGGTGTTGATGCCGTAATACTGGCGGCAAACCAGTTTTCGCTTGAACATGATTCCTCAGATACATGGATAAGCAGGTTTGAGCGTATCCTCGATAATACCGGTGATATACCTCTGGGTACCTATGAGCTGCCGACACCCTGGCACCGGCTTATATCAACCGATGAATTCAAATGGATGGCCTCTTCGGGGCGTTTTGTCTTTCATAAGGATACATCCTGTTCGCTTAAAAGTCTGCGTGAAAAGATCGAGATAACCGCCTCCGGCGGGCCGAAAGTTTTCACAGCCCATTCGCCGAGTCTGCTTGAGGCCTTGAGGCTTGGGGCAAACGGCTACTGCGGCACCGGGGCAAATTTTGTGCCGGAACTCTACAGTTGGCTTTGCGCAAATTTCGAGCAAGAACCGGAGATGGCCGAGGAAATACAGCGAAACCTTGCAGATTTTGAACGGCGTTTTGATACATGTGATCAGAATTATCCTGCTAACAGCAAGGCCTTCCTGAATCTTCGCGGTGTCCATATGAAGCCTCTTTGCAGATTGAAAGTGCCTGCTGTAACGCAAGAGCATATCAAAATACTATCTGCTGTAATGTCAGATTTCAAAAAGCTGCGTGTTTTAGCCATGGCTCAGAAATAA
- a CDS encoding LamG-like jellyroll fold domain-containing protein — translation MKLNTSIWLLVLSVITCAYADYGQEILSDEPVCWWRFNEYLYGDTMPAEDETGNISAAYQGDAMPVEAGIGGNACWFNGNLAGIDLGNQLGPLIDGSSAVTFEAWIKNSIVPVGSTQRIFSTRITGATAGVDINLSSADGVSQIKANGRSIYPGDIYTGATASLASVNQWAHIVCIFNYASDNIKIYINGSLAATQAMNFASDVYVYGTPSQRDQIGRAPDESLAYRGWLDEAAVYNKALSEDRIIEHYTSGNPAEQTDLWTSVVSDEGDAEGPFLSSPSIYRFDNGAIVASYSYFGPNNPAVGTTMVKISYDNGKTWWVRGSCPGVVGANLFEHNGALYLLGTGGSYITIAKSLNYGATWTSPLDSTTGRLFSAGSTSNMAYEGISMPVLFADGRIYRVFHRKDKSARWAISFAAVMISADLEDDLLDVSSWTITNAVSFDPAWASDWGTSNPSWLEGNAVQQPDGSIIALTRVHSDPLADIGAILPLSGDNATLSFSPATGFIDMPGGRNKFNIRRDPVSGKYLSLVNNNTDPSRPAQRNTLSLAASDDTINWQVVRTVIQDNSPMSWYDSMLNTGFQYVDWQFDGEDIIFISRTAYDGAANYHDSNKITFHRLENYIDFVVPCGSWGYLKADFNRDCEVNVEDFEQLAQQWLTCTIPYADGCAAEN, via the coding sequence ATGAAACTAAATACATCTATATGGCTTCTGGTATTAAGCGTCATTACATGTGCATATGCAGATTACGGGCAGGAGATACTCAGCGATGAGCCAGTTTGCTGGTGGAGATTCAACGAATATCTTTACGGCGACACAATGCCCGCTGAAGATGAAACAGGCAATATATCAGCGGCATATCAGGGCGATGCCATGCCGGTAGAGGCCGGTATCGGGGGCAATGCCTGCTGGTTTAACGGCAACCTCGCCGGCATTGACCTTGGTAATCAGTTAGGGCCGCTGATTGACGGCTCTTCGGCGGTTACATTTGAGGCCTGGATAAAAAACAGCATTGTACCGGTGGGTTCTACGCAGCGTATTTTCTCTACCCGTATAACTGGTGCAACGGCGGGGGTAGATATAAACCTCTCTTCCGCGGACGGTGTCAGCCAGATTAAAGCCAACGGACGCAGCATTTATCCGGGTGACATCTACACCGGAGCAACTGCTTCTCTGGCGAGTGTTAATCAGTGGGCTCATATAGTATGTATATTCAATTACGCCTCTGATAATATTAAAATATACATAAACGGCAGCCTTGCCGCGACACAGGCGATGAATTTTGCCAGTGATGTTTATGTTTACGGCACTCCAAGCCAGCGTGACCAGATCGGCCGTGCGCCGGATGAATCACTGGCTTACCGCGGCTGGCTTGACGAGGCGGCGGTTTATAATAAGGCACTGAGCGAAGATCGTATAATTGAGCACTATACCAGCGGTAATCCGGCAGAGCAGACGGATTTGTGGACAAGCGTTGTCTCTGATGAGGGCGACGCAGAAGGGCCGTTTCTAAGCTCTCCATCTATTTACCGTTTTGACAACGGGGCAATTGTCGCCTCATACAGCTATTTTGGACCTAACAATCCGGCTGTCGGTACGACAATGGTGAAGATTTCATACGATAACGGCAAAACGTGGTGGGTACGCGGCAGCTGCCCCGGTGTTGTCGGTGCAAATCTGTTTGAGCACAACGGTGCCCTGTATCTGCTGGGAACCGGCGGCAGTTATATAACTATTGCAAAGAGTCTAAACTACGGGGCAACATGGACAAGCCCTCTGGACAGTACGACGGGTAGGCTTTTCAGTGCGGGCAGTACGTCTAACATGGCTTATGAAGGCATCTCGATGCCGGTGTTATTCGCAGACGGGCGGATCTATCGTGTCTTCCACCGCAAGGATAAATCGGCAAGGTGGGCGATTTCGTTTGCTGCGGTTATGATCTCTGCCGATCTCGAAGATGACCTGTTGGATGTCTCAAGCTGGACAATAACTAACGCGGTTTCATTTGATCCTGCATGGGCCTCTGACTGGGGCACAAGCAATCCCAGCTGGCTTGAGGGAAATGCGGTACAGCAGCCGGATGGGAGCATTATAGCACTTACAAGGGTGCACTCAGACCCTCTGGCCGATATTGGTGCCATATTGCCGTTGAGCGGGGATAATGCCACTTTAAGTTTTTCACCTGCGACAGGTTTTATTGATATGCCCGGCGGCAGGAACAAGTTCAATATACGCAGAGACCCTGTTAGCGGCAAGTACCTGAGTTTGGTTAACAACAACACAGACCCGTCACGGCCGGCACAAAGAAATACCCTATCTCTTGCGGCCTCCGATGATACGATTAACTGGCAGGTTGTACGAACGGTTATTCAGGACAATTCGCCGATGAGCTGGTATGATTCTATGCTTAATACCGGTTTTCAGTATGTTGACTGGCAGTTTGACGGTGAGGATATAATTTTTATCAGCCGAACCGCTTATGACGGTGCGGCCAATTATCACGATTCGAATAAAATCACTTTTCACAGGTTAGAAAATTATATTGATTTTGTCGTTCCCTGCGGAAGCTGGGGATACCTGAAAGCTGATTTCAACAGGGATTGTGAAGTAAACGTAGAAGATTTTGAGCAGCTTGCTCAGCAGTGGCTCACATGTACCATCCCTTATGCGGACGGCTGTGCGGCAGAGAATTAA